The Cucumis melo cultivar AY chromosome 5, USDA_Cmelo_AY_1.0, whole genome shotgun sequence genome has a segment encoding these proteins:
- the LOC103491562 gene encoding peroxidase 2-like precursor (The RefSeq protein has 3 substitutions compared to this genomic sequence): MASASSANAAITSFFFLALLIGGSSAQLSETFYDQTCPRLANVVRASVRKAIESDIRAGAKLIRLHFHDCFVNGCDGSVLLEDAPGIVSELNSPGNQGIQGLEIVDAIKADVEKECPGIVSCADILAQASKDSVDVQGGPSWRVLYGRRDSRIANKTGADSNLASPFETLDQLKAKFKNVGLNTVDLVALSGAHTFGRSRCRFFSHRFANFNNTGSPDPSLNPDYRRFLEGVCSAGADTRANFDPVTPDIFDKNYYTNLQVGKGLLQSDQELFSTPGADTIPIVNSFAAREGTFFKEFRQSMINMGNIQPLTGGQGEIRRNCRRVNSNSGLFFGGEGEGEGRDVM, from the exons ATGGCCTCCGCCTCCTCCGCCGACGCTGCCATtatctcctttttctttctagCTCTTCTCATCGGCGGCTCTTCCGCTCAACTCTCCGAAACCTTTTACGATCAAACCTGCCCTCGCTTGGCCAACGTTGTCCGCGCCTCCGTCAAGAAAGCCATCGAAAGCGACATCCGAGCCGGTGCTAAACTTATTCGCCTCCATTTTCACGATTGCTTCGTCAAT GGATGCGATGGCTCTGTTTTGTTAGAGGATGCTCCCGGCATAGTCAGTGAGCTCAACTCACCTGGAAATCAAGGAATCCAAGGGCTTGAAATTGTCGACGCCATTAAAGCCGATGTCGAAAAAGAATGCCCTGGCATCGTCTCATGTGCCGACATCTTAGCTCAGGCTTCTAAAGACTCTGTCGATGTG CAAGGAGGGCCAAGCTGGAGAGTGTTATACGGAAGACGAGACAGCAGAATAGCGAACAAAACAGGGGCGGACAGTAACTTGGCAAGTCCCTTCGAAACTCTAGACCAACTCAAAGCTAAATTTAAGAATGTTGGGCTCAATACCGTGGATCTCGTCGCTTTATCTG GGGCGCATACATTTGGACGATCGAGATGCAGATTCTTCAGCCACCGATTTGCGAATTTCAACAATACAGGAAGCCCAGACCCATCATTGAACCCAGACTACAGGAGATTTCTTGAAGGGGTTTGTTCAGCAGGAGCAGACACAAGAGCGAATTTCGATCCAGTAACACCGGATATATTTGACAAAAATTACTACACAAATCTTCAAGTGGGGAAGGGGCTTTTGCAGAGCGATCAAGAGCTGTTCTCAACACCTGGAGCTGACACCATCCCCATTGTTAACAGCTTTGCAGCCAGAGAAGGAACATTCTTCAAGGAGTTCAGACAGTCGATGATCAATATGGGAAATATACAGCCTTTGACTGGTGGACAAGGGGAAATTAGACGAAACTGCAGGAGGGTTAATTCAAACTCTGGCTTGTTCTTCGgtggagaaggagaaggagaaggccGCGATGTTATGTAA
- the LOC103491560 gene encoding peroxidase 2-like translates to MGSFTFFLFFVCILFVTSYAQLTENFYEQTCPRLPNIVRREVKKAIETDIRAGAKLIRFHFHDCFVQGCDGSVLLEDPPGFESELNGLGNLGIQGLEIVDAIKAAVERECPGVVSCADILAQASKDSVDVQGGPSWRVLYGRRDSRTANKTGADELPSPFEDLPPLQKKFRDVGLNSTDLVALSGAHTFGRSRCLFFSGRFSNFSGSGQPDPTLDPTYRQELERACTGPETRVNFDPTTPDTFDKNYYTNLLANKGLLQSDQVLFSTQGAETVEIVRRMASRQETFFRQFRLSMIKMGNIKPLTGNQGEIRRNCRRVNDLGGETGHDVM, encoded by the exons ATGGGATCTTtcactttcttccttttctttgtGTGTATTTTGTTTGTAACCTCTTACGCCCAACTCACTGAGAATTTCTACGAACAAACTTGCCCTCGTTTACCTAACATTGTCCGTCGTGAAGTCAAAAAAGCTATCGAAACTGACATCCGCGCCGGTGCTAAACTCATTCGCTTCCATTTCCACGATTGTTTCGTCCAA GGGTGCGATGGGTCTGTTTTGCTAGAGGATCCTCCTGGCTTCGAGTCCGAGCTCAACGGACTTGGAAATTTAGGAATCCAAGGACTCGAGATTGTCGACGCTATCAAAGCAGCCGTCGAGAGAGAATGCCCTGGCGTTGTCTCCTGTGCCGACATCCTAGCTCAAGCCTCTAAAGACTCCGTCGACGTG CAAGGAGGACCCAGTTGGAGAGTTTTATACGGAAGAAGAGATAGCAGAACAGCCAATAAAACAGGGGCTGATGAACTCCCAAGCCCCTTCGAAGATCTTCCCCCTCTCCAAAAGAAATTCCGAGATGTTGGGTTGAATTCAACCGATCTTGTGGCTCTATCAGGGGCACATACGTTCGGGCGGTCCAGATGCTTGTTCTTCAGTGGTCGTTTCTCCAACTTCAGTGGCAGTGGGCAGCCAGATCCGACGCTGGATCCAACGTACAGGCAAGAACTTGAAAGAGCTTGTACAGGCCCAGAAACACGAGTAAATTTCGATCCAACAACACCGGATACATTTGATAAAAATTACTATACCAATCTTCTAGCCAATAAAGGGCTGTTACAGAGCGACCAAGTTCTGTTTTCAACACAAGGGGCTGAAACAGTTGAAATTGTTAGACGTATGGCGTCGAGACAAGAAACTTTCTTTAGACAATTTCGGTTGTCGATGATTAAGATGGGGAACATTAAACCATTAACTGGAAACCAAGGGGAAATTAGAAGAAACTGCAGGAGGGTTAATGACTTGGGAGGTGAAACAGGGCATGATGTTATGTAA
- the LOC103491558 gene encoding peroxidase 2-like, whose product MGSPKMAAIIVVAALLMLSPSQAQLSPFFYATTCPQLPFLVLNVVAQALETDDRAAAKLIRLHFHDCFVNGCDGSILLVDVPGVIDSELNGPPNEGIQGMDIVDNIKATVESACPGVVSCADILAISSQISVFLSGGPIWVVPMGRKDSRIANRTGTSNLPGPSETLVGLKRKFRDQGLDSTDLVALSGAHTFGKSRCMFFSDRLDNFNQTGRPDPTLDPIYREQLRTVCATQQTQQPRANFDPVTPTRFDKAYYNNLVSLRGLLQSDQELFSTPRADTTAIVRNFAANERAFFKQFVKSMIKMGNLKPPPGIASEVRLDCKRVNPVRAYDVM is encoded by the exons ATGGGTTCACCTAAAATGGCAGCCATTATTGTGGTGGCGGCTTTATTGATGCTATCACCTTCTCAAGCCCAGCTTTCTCCTTTCTTCTACGCCACCACTTGCCCTCAGCTGCCTTTCCTTGTTCTCAACGTGGTTGCCCAAGCCCTAGAGACTGATGACCGAGCTGCTGCCAAGCTCATTCGCCTCCATTTTCATGATTGCTTTGTCAAT GGGTGTGATGGATCGATTCTATTGGTAGATGTACCAGGCGTCATCGATAGTGAACTTAATGGACCTCCAAATGAAGGAATCCAAGGAATGGACATTGTGGACAACATCAAAGCAACAGTTGAAAGTGCTTGTCCAGGAGTTGTTTCTTGTGCTGATATCTTAGCCATTTCATCTCAAATCTCTGTTTTCTTG TCGGGAGGACCAATTTGGGTTGTACCAATGGGAAGAAAAGACAGCAGAATAGCCAATAGAACTGGAACCTCAAACTTACCTGGTCCCTCAGAAACTCTAGTCGGACTTAAACGCAAGTTTAGAGATCAAGGGCTTGATTCTACAGATCTTGTGGCTCTATCAGGAGCCCACACGTTCGGAAAATCAAGATGCATGTTCTTCAGTGACCGCCTCGACAACTTCAACCAAACGGGAAGACCCGACCCAACGCTCGACCCAATATACAGGGAGCAGCTTCGAACAGTCTGTGCTACTCAACAAACACAACAACCACGAGCAAATTTCGACCCAGTCACACCCACTAGATTTGACAAGGCCTATTACAACAATTTGGTTAGCTTAAGAGGGCTCCTCCAAAGCGACCAAGAGCTCTTCTCAACTCCCAGGGCTGATACCACAGCCATTGTCAGGAATTTTGCTGCCAACGAGCGTGCCTTCTTCAAACAATTTGTGAAATCAATGATCAAAATGGGCAACCTCAAGCCTCCCCCCGGCATTGCATCCGAAGTTAGATTGGACTGTAAGAGGGTCAATCCAGTCAGGGCCTACGACGTCATgtaa
- the LOC103491557 gene encoding peroxidase 2-like, which translates to MITLNPSTTCGPSSWLLYKLIKPHLSTSPQLILTNPKTSAMASPKLTPFVAVVALMLAPSLAQLNPFFYTFTCPQLPFIVLNTVSQALQTDDRAAAKLIRLHFHDCFANGCDGSVLLEDVPGVIDSELNAPPNNGIQGLDIVDNIKAAVESSCPGIVSCADILALSSQVAVVLSGGPAWIVPLGRKDSRIANRAAAANLPSPFETLDVLKSKFAAFGLSSTDLVTLSGAHTFGRSRCLFFTGRFDNFNNTGLPDPTLDAAYREQLRQLCATPVTRVNFDPTTPDTFDKNYYVNLQNHKGLLQSDQELFSTPGADTTAIVNRFAASQLLFFIQFGNSMIKMGNLSPPPGTPSEVRLNCRRINPSTTTLHDVI; encoded by the exons ATGATCACCTTGAATCCATCGACAACTTGTGGCCCAAGCTCATGGCTGTTGTATAAATTAATCAAACCTCACCTCTCCACTTCTCCACAACTTATTCTCACAAATCCAAAAACCTCAGCAATGGCTTCCCCTAAACTTACACCCTTTGTTGCAGTGGTAGCTTTGATGCTTGCTCCCTCTCTTGCTCAGCTTAACCCTTTCTTCTACACCTTCACTTGCCCTCAACTTCCTTTCATTGTTCTAAATACAGTCTCTCAAGCTCTCCAAACCGACGACCGAGCTGCTGCCAAGCTCATTCGTCTCCACTTTCATGACTGCTTTGCCAAT GGGTGTGATGGATCTGTGCTACTGGAAGACGTACCTGGTGTTATCGACAGTGAGTTGAACGCACCTCCCAACAATGGAATCCAAGGGCTAGACATTGTGGATAACATCAAAGCAGCAGTTGAAAGCTCTTGTCCAGGCATTGTTTCTTGTGCTGACATATTAGCTCTCTCATCTCAAGTGGCTGTTGTACTG TCTGGAGGGCCGGCATGGATTGTCCCATTGGGAAGAAAAGACAGCAGAATAGCAAACAGAGCTGCAGCAGCAAATCTGCCAAGTCCCTTCGAAACTCTAGACGTGCTGAAATCCAAATTTGCAGCATTCGGGTTGAGTTCTACGGATCTTGTGACTCTATCGGGAGCGCACACGTTCGGTCGATCAAGATGTCTCTTCTTCACAGGACGGTTCGACAATTTCAACAACACCGGCCTACCGGACCCGACTTTGGATGCTGCATACAGGGAGCAGCTACGCCAACTTTGTGCCACTCCAGTAACAAGAGTAAACTTCGATCCAACCACACCAGACACATTCGATAAAAACTATTACGTTAATCTCCAAAACCATAAAGGGCTCCTCCAAAGTGATCAAGAGCTTTTCTCAACCCCTGGGGCTGATACAACTGCCATTGTCAACAGATTTGCTGCTAGCCAACTTCTGTTCTTTATTCAATTTGGTAATTCGATGATCAAAATGGGGAATCTTAGCCCTCCACCTGGCACCCCATCTGAAGTCAGATTGAACTGTAGGAGGATCAACCCATCCACGACCACCCTCCATGATGTTATCTaa
- the LOC103491556 gene encoding peroxidase 2-like — MASSNSTLFFPLFCILGLLVGHSLAQLNPLFYAKTCPNLPNIVNTVVAKALQTDARAGAKLIRLHFHDCFVDGCDASVLLENAPGIESELDAPGNQGIQGLNIVDDIKSAVEKACPRTVSCADILAIASKESVVLAGGPSWVVPLGRRDSRTANKEGATNNLASPFEDLNALKAKFGVFGLDSTDLVALSGAHTFGRSRCAFFSQRFANFNNTNMPDPTLDPAYRNQLQRICSSGSETRANFDPTTPDRFDKNYYTNLQGLRGLLQSDQVLFSTRGADTVGIVNRFAKKQGEFFKSFGQSMIKMGNITPLTGNKGEIRLNCRRVNPRRPRTDEGRDVM; from the exons ATGGCTTCTTCTAACTCTACACTATTCTTCCCCTTGTTTTGCATATTGGGTTTGCTGGTGGGACACTCTTTGGCTCAACTAAACCCTTTGTTTTACGCCAAAACATGTCCTAATCTACCCAATATTGTGAATACTGTCGTTGCAAAGGCTCTCCAGACCGATGCTCGAGCTGGAGCCAAGCTAATTCGTCTCCATTTTCATGACTGCTTTGTTGAC GGGTGTGATGCGTCTGTTTTGCTAGAGAATGCACCAGGTATAGAGAGTGAACTAGATGCCCCTGGAAATCAAGGTATTCAAGGTCTTAACATTGTCGACGACATCAAATCCGCTGTCGAAAAGGCTTGCCCTCGCACTGTCTCTTGTGCTGACATCTTAGCCATTGCCTCCAAAGAATCCGTCGTATTG GCTGGAGGGCCGAGCTGGGTTGTGCCGTTAGGACGAAGAGACAGCAGAACAGCCAATAAAGAAGGAGCCACGAACAACCTCGCCAGTCCCTTTGAAGATCTCAATGCACTCAAAGCCAAGTTTGGTGTTTTCGGTCTCGATTCCACTGATCTCGTGGCTTTGTCAG GAGCACATACATTTGGTCGTTCAAGGTGCGCATTTTTCAGCCAACGATTCGCTAACTTCAACAATACGAACATGCCAGACCCAACGCTGGACCCAGCCTACAGAAATCAGCTCCAAAGAATTTGCTCAAGTGGGTCAGAGACAAGAGCCAATTTTGATCCGACGACACCAGACAGATTTGACAAAAACTATTACACCAACCTTCAAGGGCTACGGGGACTTTTGCAAAGTGATCAAGTACTGTTCTCAACTCGTGGGGCTGACACAGTGGGGATCGTAAACCGGTTTGCCAAAAAGCAAGGCGAGTTCTTCAAAAGTTTTGGTCAGTCTATGATAAAAATGGGAAATATTACTCCTTTAACTGGGAACAAAGGAGAGATTAGATTGAATTGTAGGAGGGTTAATCCAAGAAGGCCCAGAACTGATGAAGGTCGTGATGTTATGTAA
- the LOC103491555 gene encoding LOW QUALITY PROTEIN: peroxidase 2-like (The sequence of the model RefSeq protein was modified relative to this genomic sequence to represent the inferred CDS: deleted 1 base in 1 codon), which yields MSFPKVAALAALLCMMLRGSFAQLSSTFYDKSCPNLTAVVRDTVSQALQGDVRAGAKLIRFHFHDCFVNGCDGSVLLENQDGVESELDAPGNEGIQGFDIVDSIKTAVEASCPNTVSCADILAISARESVVLTGGPSWVVQLGRRDSQNANRTGAENNLPSPFETLDQLRAKFNAAGLDSIDLVTLSGAHTFGRSRCVFFSGRLNNFNGTGSPDSTLDPTFRDALVIACPTGDGNNRIALDVATPDAFDNAYYADLVTNRGLLQSDQELFSTEGAETIEIVNRFAGNQSDFFAQFGQSMINMGNLQPLLAPAGEIRTNCRRVNPTTTTTAGTAVM from the exons ATGTCGTTCCCTAAAGTTGCAGCTTTAGCAGCCTTGTTGTGTATGATGTTGAGGGGCTCTTTTGCCCAACTCAGTTCTACTTTCTACGAC AAATCTTGTCCTAATCTTACCGCCGTCGTCCGAGATACTGTTAGCCAGGCATTGCAGGGTGATGTTCGAGCCGGAGCCAAGCTTATTCGCTTTCATTTCCACGATTGTTTTGTCAAC GGTTGTGATGGGTCAGTTTTGCTAGAAAATCAAGATGGTGTAGAGAGTGAATTAGATGCTCCAGGAAACGAAGGAATACAAGGCTTTGACATTGTTGATAGCATCAAAACTGCAGTCGAAGCTTCTTGTCCAAACACTGTGTCTTGTGCAGATATCTTAGCCATTTCAGCCCGTGAATCTGTTGTCTTG ACAGGAGGGCCAAGCTGGGTAGTCCAATTAGGAAGACGAGATAGCCAAAATGCAAATAGAACTGGAGCTGAAAACAACCTCCCAAGCCCTTTTGAAACACTCGATCAACTTCGAGCAAAATTTAATGCAGCTGGGCTCGATTCTATTGATCTTGTCACTTTATCTG GAGCGCATACATTTGGAAGGTCAAGATGCGTATTCTTCAGTGGGAGGCTAAACAATTTCAATGGCACCGGAAGTCCAGACTCGACTCTTGACCCTACATTTAGGGATGCATTGGTCATCGCTTGTCCGACCGGCGACGGAAACAACCGCATCGCACTCGACGTGGCGACACCGGACGCCTTCGACAATGCATATTACGCTGATTTGGTTACAAACCGTGGGCTTCTCCAATCGGATCAAGAGCTGTTCTCAACCGAAGGGGCAGAAACCATCGAGATCGTCAACCGTTTTGCCGGCAACCAATCTGATTTCTTCGCTCAGTTTGGTCAGTCAATGATAAATATGGGGAACCTTCAACCGTTACTGGCACCGGCGGGAGAAATCAGGACCAATTGTCGACGTGTTAATCCTACGACTACTACAACTGCTGGTACTGCTGTTATGTAA
- the LOC103491554 gene encoding peroxidase N yields the protein MEISSSRMKGRRFSLVMIMIILFMICGSTRSQLTVDFYKRSCPNVLRMVRREVINALKNDMRMAASLLRLHFHDCFVSGCDGSVLLDGSDGEQNALPNINSLRGLEVVDRIKAVVENSCPGVVSCADILTIAARDSVLLSGGPAWKVLLGRRDGLVANRTGAEELPSPFESLDAITKKFNDVGLDTTDVVALSGAHTIGFARCAMFNNRLFNFSGSDSPDPTMESTMVSDLQALCPLTDDGNKTTVLDRNSTDLFDNHYYKNLLNQKGLLGSDQILFSSNEAQTTTKALVEAYSSNVTLFFNDFVKAMIKMGNMSPLTGSNGQIRNNCGIVNSS from the exons ATGGAAATCTCGAGCAGCAGAATGAAGGGACGGCGTTTTTCTTTGGTTATGATCATGATAATTTTGTTTATGATTTGTGGTTCCACTAGGTCTCAATTAACTGTAGATTTCTATAAAAGATCGTGTCCAAATGTGCTTAGGATGGTGAGGAGAGAAGTTATCAACGCTCTCAAGAACGATATGCGAATGGCTGCTTCCCTTCTTCGTCTCCACTTTCACGACTGCTTTGTTAGC GGTTGCGACGGATCTGTGCTGTTGGATGGGAGTGATGGAGAGCAAAATGCACTTCCCAACATCAATTCTCTTAGAGGGCTTGAAGTTGTGGATAGAATCAAAGCAGTAGTGGAGAATTCATGTCCCGGAGTTGTATCTTGTGCTGATATATTAACCATAGCTGCCAGAGATTCTGTTCTCTTG AGTGGAGGACCGGCATGGAAAGTATTATTGGGGAGAAGAGATGGATTGGTAGCAAATAGAACAGGAGCGGAGGAGCTTCCTTCTCCATTTGAAAGCCTTGATGCTATCACCAAGAAGTTCAACGATGTTGGCCTCGATACGACTGACGTCGTGGCTTTATCTG GAGCTCATACAATTGGATTTGCAAGATGTGCGATGTTCAACAATAGGCTGTTCAACTTCTCAGGAAGTGATTCTCCAGACCCAACCATGGAGTCCACAATGGTATCAGATCTTCAAGCTCTCTGCCCTCTCACCGACGACGGCAACAAGACCACCGTTCTCGACCGAAACTCAACCGATTTATTCGACAACCATTACTACAAGAACTTGCTGAATCAAAAGGGGCTGTTGGGGTCCGACCAAATCCTGTTCTCAAGCAATGAAGCTCAAACCACTACAAAAGCGTTGGTCGAAGCTTATAGCTCAAACGTTACGCTTTTCTTCAACGACTTTGTTAAAGCCATGATCAAGATGGGGAATATGAGCCCACTCACTGGCTCCAATGGACAGATCCGAAACAACTGTGGAATCGTTAATTCCTCTTAG
- the LOC103491553 gene encoding uncharacterized protein LOC103491553: protein MGEDDKQDRQKMANLHLRSEMISMGHPPMANQPHVINQSQVMNQPQSQVMNQPQVINQPQFLNQSLMNHSQIMSQSQAINQANHLPQPQAMQQSQMIMNHSLPPMMSGNYKVWAHPQAPLDPNKKYRNFPKPNYGNMKQSRSGRGNWKGKGVSDKRINNRRMEKPLPGSISGPNNAAGYQPPSLHELQSQNRLRARKFYSKKKFGNRFAPYAPRNTTSFLIRAKKSGGIASLVSPSPVTPAVLPTPMFSPSREALGDMAKEEWGVDGYGSMKGLIRLRGSENKVEVQDEEEEEVGGGSSDSDVEEHLEVERRLDHDLSRFEMIYQNYGVEYNNCLENRVDDQDSHIAQLEEENLTLKERLFLMERELVDLRRKLQLLEGQNPAIDDVNEEVVENVSENESDGGLEMEYVSEIRRHQDVGVDSKEEDEEVLEIEGGEKCVGEDFKRGKVVEEKYIVNDEMVKESNEQIPEDCVTKDEEFKGELISRKVNECDDTNENLGNILHTDPGVGSEAMANDEAEVNRVVPVKIALDVKEGCEETREDSVSGN from the exons ATGGGAGAGGACGATAAACAG GATAGACAGAAAATGGCAAATCTTCATCTAAGATCTGAAATGATTAGTATGGGACATCCACCAATGGCAAACCAGCCTCATGTAATCAATCAGTCTCAAGTTATGAACCAGCCTCAGTCTCAAGTTATGAACCAGCCACAGGTGATTAATCAACCTCAATTTCTGAACCAAAGCCTAATGAACCATTCTCAGATAATGTCTCAGTCACAGGCCATCAACCAGGCAAATCATCTGCCTCAACCTCAGGCCATGCAGCAATCCCAGATGATCATGAATCATTCTCTGCCACCTATGATGAGTGGCAACTATAAGGTATGGGCACATCCACAAGCCCCTTTGGATCCGAACAAGAAGTACCGCAACTTCCCAAAACCTAACTATGGAAATATGAAGCAGTCAAGATCGGGTCGAGGCAATTGGAAGGGAAAAGGCGTTAGTGACAAAAGGATAAACAATAGGAGAATGGAAAAACCTTTACCGGGTTCCATAAGTGGTCCAAATAATGCTGCAGGTTATCAACCTCCAAGTCTTCATGAGCTGCAGTCTCAAAATCGTTTAAGGGCTAGAAAGTTTTACTCTAAAAAGAAGTTTGGCAATAGGTTTGCACCTTATGCACCTCGGAATACCACTTCTTTTTTAATTCGTGCAAAGAAGTCTGGTGGGATCGCTTCACTTGTATCTCCTAGTCCTGTAACACCCGCTGTGCTTCCTACTCCAATGTTTTCCCCTTCAAGGGAGGCATTGGGTGATATGGCCAAGGAGGAATGGGGTGTTGATGGTTATGGATCAATGAAAGGGTTGATAAGGCTACGGGGGTCTGAGAATAAGGTGGAAGTGCAGgatgaggaagaagaggaagttGGTGGTGGTTCGAGTGATAGTGATGTAGAGGAACACCTGGAGGTAGAACGTAGATTGGACCATGACTTGAGCCGATTTGAAATGATATACCAGAACTATGGAGTAGAGTATAATAACTGTTTGGAAAATAGGGTCGATGATCAGGATAGCCATATAGCTCAGTTGGAGGAGGAGAACTTGACACTGAAGGAGAGACTTTTTCTTATGGAGAGAGAGCTTGTTGACTTGAGGAGGAAGTTGCAACTTCTCGAGGGGCAAAACCCAGCTATTGATGATGTGAATGAGGAAGTAGTGGAGAACGTATCTGAGAATGAGAGTGATGGAGGGTTGGAGATGGAGTATGTATCTGAAATTAGACGACACCAAGATGTCGGTGTTGATTCtaaagaggaagatgaagaagtcTTAGAGATTGAGGGTGGGGAAAAATGTGTGGGTGAAGATTTCAAGAGAGGGAAAGTGGTTGAAGAGAAATACATAGTGAATGATGAAATGGTGAAGGAATCAAATGAACAGATTCCGGAAGACTGTGTGACAAAAGATGAAGAATTTAAGGGTGAACTTATTTCGAGGAAGGTAAATGAATGTGACGATACAAATGAAAACTTGGGTAATATTCTGCACACGGATCCAGGGGTTGGAAGTGAAGCCATGGCCAATGATGAAGCAGAAGTGAATAGAGTTGTACCTGTAAAAATAGCTTTAGATGTAAAGGAAGGGTGTGAAGAAACAAGGGAGGATTCTGTATCAGGAAACTGA